In Streptomyces sp. P3, one DNA window encodes the following:
- a CDS encoding glycoside hydrolase translates to MIRRRTLLAATGGALLGSTLATGTARADSTIAVNPATTYGTWEGWGTSLAWWANVFGARDDFADIFFTTKSVSYNGSTLPGLGLNIARYNLGACSWNTVGGASMVASPNIPGFKQIEGYWQDWNNEDPTSSAWDWTADANQRAMLQKAVSRGATTELFANSPMWWMCLNHNPSGASGGGNNLQSWNYRQHASHLAAVALRAKNNWGVNFATVDPFNEPSSSWWTATGTQEGCHMDATVQAAVLPYMRSELDSRGLTATKISASDETSYDLARTTWNSFSATTKGYVNRVNVHGYQGSGGRRDLLYTDVVTTARKALWNSETGDKDGTGLTMASNLLYDFRWLHPTAWVYWQVMDPSAGWAMIRYDQNTLAAGAVTTKYYVMAQFSRHIRPGMTILDTGVSYAAAAIDKTAKRLVIVAANTSTSPQTLTFDLSRFTTVSGGSGGLVPRWNTVTSGSGDLYASHSDTHLSGKSISVPFAAGAVQTLQVDGVTI, encoded by the coding sequence ATGATCCGACGCAGAACCCTGCTGGCCGCCACGGGCGGCGCGCTCCTCGGAAGCACCCTCGCGACGGGCACCGCCCGCGCCGACTCGACGATCGCCGTCAACCCCGCGACGACCTACGGCACATGGGAGGGCTGGGGCACCTCCCTGGCCTGGTGGGCGAACGTCTTCGGCGCCCGGGACGACTTCGCCGACATCTTCTTCACGACCAAGTCGGTCTCCTACAACGGCAGCACCCTGCCGGGCCTCGGCCTCAACATCGCCCGCTACAACCTGGGCGCGTGCAGCTGGAACACCGTGGGCGGCGCGTCGATGGTGGCGTCCCCCAACATCCCCGGGTTCAAGCAGATCGAGGGCTACTGGCAGGACTGGAACAACGAGGACCCGACGTCCTCGGCCTGGGACTGGACGGCCGACGCCAACCAGCGCGCGATGCTGCAGAAGGCCGTGTCGCGCGGCGCGACGACGGAGCTGTTCGCCAACTCCCCCATGTGGTGGATGTGCCTGAACCACAACCCGTCCGGCGCCTCGGGCGGCGGCAACAACCTCCAGTCCTGGAACTACCGCCAGCACGCCTCCCACCTCGCGGCGGTGGCCCTGCGCGCGAAGAACAACTGGGGCGTGAACTTCGCGACGGTCGACCCCTTCAACGAGCCGTCCTCGTCCTGGTGGACGGCGACCGGGACGCAGGAGGGCTGCCACATGGACGCGACCGTCCAGGCGGCCGTCCTGCCGTACATGCGCAGCGAGCTGGACTCGCGGGGCCTGACGGCGACGAAGATCTCGGCCTCGGACGAGACGAGTTACGACCTCGCCCGCACCACCTGGAACTCCTTCTCCGCGACGACGAAGGGATACGTGAACCGGGTCAACGTCCACGGCTACCAGGGCTCCGGCGGCCGACGCGACCTGCTGTACACGGACGTCGTGACGACGGCCAGGAAGGCGCTGTGGAACTCCGAGACCGGCGACAAGGACGGCACCGGCCTCACCATGGCGAGCAACCTGCTCTACGACTTCCGCTGGCTGCACCCGACGGCCTGGGTCTACTGGCAGGTCATGGACCCGTCGGCGGGCTGGGCGATGATCCGCTACGACCAGAACACGCTGGCGGCCGGCGCGGTCACCACGAAGTACTACGTGATGGCCCAGTTCAGCCGTCACATCCGGCCCGGCATGACGATCCTCGACACGGGCGTGAGCTACGCGGCGGCGGCCATCGACAAAACAGCGAAGCGCCTGGTGATCGTCGCGGCGAACACGTCGACGTCGCCCCAGACGCTCACCTTCGACCTCTCCCGTTTCACCACGGTGAGCGGCGGGTCGGGCGGACTGGTCCCGCGCTGGAACACGGTGACCAGCGGCTCCGGCGACCTCTACGCGTCCCACTCGGACACGCACCTGAGCGGCAAGTCGATCAGCGTGCCGTTCGCGGCGGGCGCGGTCCAGACCCTCCAGGTGGACGGGGTGACGATCTAG
- a CDS encoding SEC-C domain-containing protein, which yields MRPDTPAENVDHTAEAARLERTAGLYPEDAEALLLQAAAHLELAGDRPAATTLYDRLLSTSEGPETLESPHLIRALKASNLWEYGHEAEARAIIDGIRAAAPRDPAPWVIVAEALESHDELEAAQKTFTEGVTLLLADVPEPPPHSSHPLLFGRHRVRRMLGAAHDDWDVLADTLHSSPVPLDELHDPKRVWSLGSENPAELQAEISRLRAELGTYREELSRPFPVAVLHWPKGELAELVAAYPTLSDEYPSHEEHLSTIEASLRELAASGTANLGVVTGTVPSYEAFAASETTSPADPDLLPQYATTLAARGRAAGWPPERGAACWCGSGAAYEGCHGAGA from the coding sequence ATGCGCCCCGACACGCCTGCCGAGAACGTCGACCACACCGCCGAAGCGGCACGCCTGGAGCGGACCGCCGGCCTGTATCCCGAGGACGCGGAAGCCCTGCTGCTGCAGGCCGCGGCACATCTGGAACTGGCCGGCGACCGCCCCGCCGCGACGACCCTGTACGACCGCCTCCTGTCCACCTCGGAGGGACCGGAGACCCTGGAGAGCCCGCACCTGATCCGCGCCCTGAAGGCCTCCAACCTGTGGGAGTACGGTCACGAGGCCGAGGCCAGAGCGATCATCGACGGCATCCGCGCCGCCGCCCCCCGCGACCCGGCCCCCTGGGTGATCGTCGCGGAGGCGCTGGAGTCCCACGACGAGCTGGAGGCCGCGCAGAAGACGTTCACCGAGGGCGTCACCCTGCTCCTGGCGGACGTCCCGGAACCCCCGCCGCACTCCTCCCATCCCCTGCTCTTCGGCCGCCACCGCGTACGCCGCATGCTGGGAGCCGCCCACGACGACTGGGACGTGCTGGCCGACACCCTCCACTCCTCCCCCGTCCCCCTGGACGAACTGCACGACCCCAAGCGCGTCTGGTCCCTGGGCTCGGAGAACCCGGCCGAACTGCAGGCGGAGATCTCCCGGCTGCGCGCCGAGCTGGGCACCTACCGTGAGGAGCTGTCCCGCCCGTTCCCGGTGGCGGTCCTGCACTGGCCCAAGGGCGAGTTGGCGGAGCTGGTGGCGGCGTACCCGACTCTGTCGGACGAGTACCCCTCCCACGAGGAACACCTGTCGACGATAGAGGCGTCCCTACGCGAACTCGCCGCCTCCGGCACCGCCAACCTCGGCGTCGTCACAGGAACGGTCCCCTCCTACGAGGCCTTCGCCGCCTCGGAGACCACGTCCCCGGCCGACCCCGACCTCCTCCCCCAGTACGCGACGACCCTGGCAGCCAGGGGCAGGGCAGCGGGCTGGCCCCCGGAGCGAGGCGCGGCATGCTGGTGCGGCTCGGGGGCGGCGTACGAGGGGTGCCACGGAGCGGGTGCTTAA
- a CDS encoding ATP-binding protein has translation MVHNDQRTQRKPWSLAFVAEPREAAALRRLMRLHLGLWGLPEVVEDAQLCVTELLSNVIAHVGPGTPTTLSVSMNGGCLRIEMEDPDTRALPVVLQAGADSEGGRGMALIDAMAVRWGVEPRTDRKVTWCELAAEPGPSPSTYDDPRMRRAERLVHVYEGGETPDAGLVGSRRLSLARAEEAAIDIIADLLHWLHRHGRDADDFLDRVQTHFEAEARSSA, from the coding sequence GTGGTGCACAACGACCAGCGCACGCAGAGGAAGCCGTGGAGCCTTGCGTTCGTAGCGGAGCCGAGGGAGGCAGCGGCGCTCCGTCGGCTGATGCGCCTCCACTTGGGGCTGTGGGGGCTTCCTGAAGTCGTCGAGGACGCTCAACTCTGCGTCACCGAGCTGCTTTCCAACGTCATCGCGCACGTGGGACCGGGTACACCCACCACGCTTTCGGTCTCTATGAACGGTGGCTGTCTTCGCATCGAGATGGAGGACCCGGACACCCGGGCCCTCCCCGTCGTGCTCCAGGCGGGAGCTGACTCCGAAGGCGGTCGGGGGATGGCCCTCATCGACGCCATGGCCGTTCGCTGGGGTGTTGAGCCCCGTACCGATCGGAAAGTGACCTGGTGCGAGTTGGCGGCGGAGCCGGGCCCGTCGCCCTCGACGTACGACGATCCACGCATGAGGAGAGCCGAACGTTTGGTGCACGTCTACGAGGGAGGAGAGACGCCGGACGCCGGGCTCGTCGGCTCCCGGCGGCTGAGCTTGGCCCGAGCGGAGGAAGCGGCAATCGACATCATCGCCGACCTCCTCCACTGGCTTCACAGGCACGGCCGGGACGCGGACGACTTCCTCGACCGGGTGCAGACGCACTTTGAGGCAGAGGCCAGAAGCTCTGCCTGA
- a CDS encoding DUF3427 domain-containing protein translates to MREQIERLSEAGWKPIHTEVSAESSPHVLARHIGEAVERRLSQLSHDKRVAAANEIMRSLVSSIPDPDVDAAGTAIVDGPRQLLALAEQEAPGVYAIRPLTPLSETSLITNAPDDPSLGAELRAELATADRIDLLCAFVKWYGIRVLEDSLRAAKERGVPIRVITTTYIGATDRHALDRLVREFGAEVKVNYEIRSTRLHAKAWLFRRNTGFDTAYVGSSNLSKAALLDGLEWNVRLSSVATPRVLDKFEATFDAYWADAAFEAYDPDHDGERLARALDQAGGTGPTGEIKISLSGLEVHPLPHQKDMLERLRVERDIRGRHRNLLVAATGTGKTVMAALDYRSMRDARGGQLPRLLFVAHRKEILNQSLRTYREVLDNASFGELLHHGKEPRDWTHVFASVQSLNLQRLEELDPERFDVIVIDEFHHATAETYRRVIEHFRPAELLGLTATPERMDGRNVQDEFFSGRIAAELRLWEALENDLLCPFHYFGLPDGTNLTRLDWRSGVYDRDQLGRLYTGDEARARIVIKQVEAKISAPAAMRALGFCVNKDHAHFMAECFRRAGFQAAALDSASRPEVRQRTLDDLRAGRIQVIFSVDLFNEGLDIPDVDTLLLLRPTNSATVFLQQLGRGLRRTPNKPVLTVLDFIGQHRAEFRFEEQFRALTNLSRNRLVDNIEQGFPQLPSGCQIILEGKSKDLVLDNIRTQLKATITTLAKEVRDYSTPRLADYLRESRRDIQELYKSDNSWTKVLRRAGFIREDEPPGEAELLKRVHAFLHVDDPDRIRAYMRLVSDDAPDYNSLSVQDQAYARMLFFNLWDNAGGFSSYRHGLESLRGQPSLRDELEQVLSHALERAEHFPLPLDGPLAPIPLKIHSSYNRSELLAALGVARLGGQMPRAFGQGVRWVEEWHTDALLITLEKSERDFSPTVRYKDYALSPTRFHWESQSTTPADSATGLRYRHHAQRGSHVLLFLRRYTSNSIGKAEPWMLLGPATYAGHTGSKPMAITWDLQHELPADVSSYASITS, encoded by the coding sequence ATGCGGGAACAGATCGAGCGGCTGAGCGAGGCCGGTTGGAAGCCGATCCACACGGAGGTGAGTGCCGAGTCCTCACCGCATGTTCTGGCGCGCCATATCGGTGAGGCCGTCGAGCGGCGGCTGAGCCAGCTCTCTCATGACAAACGGGTGGCCGCGGCCAACGAGATCATGCGATCACTGGTCAGCAGCATCCCGGATCCGGACGTGGATGCGGCCGGAACGGCCATCGTCGATGGTCCCCGCCAGCTTCTCGCCCTGGCCGAGCAGGAAGCTCCTGGCGTGTACGCCATCAGGCCCCTGACGCCTCTGTCCGAGACGTCACTGATCACCAATGCGCCGGATGATCCGAGTTTGGGTGCGGAGTTGCGGGCAGAGCTCGCCACCGCCGACCGCATCGATCTGCTCTGCGCGTTCGTGAAGTGGTACGGGATAAGGGTTCTCGAGGACTCGCTCCGCGCGGCCAAGGAACGTGGCGTCCCGATCCGGGTCATCACGACCACCTATATCGGTGCCACCGATCGCCACGCTCTGGACCGGTTGGTGCGCGAGTTCGGCGCAGAGGTCAAGGTCAACTACGAAATCAGGTCAACGCGTCTGCATGCCAAGGCCTGGCTGTTTCGTCGCAACACCGGCTTCGATACGGCGTACGTGGGCAGCTCCAATCTGTCCAAGGCTGCCTTGCTCGACGGCTTGGAATGGAACGTACGGCTGTCCTCGGTGGCCACTCCAAGGGTGCTCGACAAGTTCGAGGCGACCTTCGACGCGTACTGGGCGGACGCGGCCTTCGAGGCATACGACCCCGATCACGACGGCGAGCGGCTGGCTCGGGCACTCGACCAGGCGGGCGGCACCGGGCCCACTGGGGAAATCAAGATCAGCCTCTCTGGTCTTGAGGTGCATCCGCTCCCCCATCAGAAGGACATGCTCGAGCGCCTTCGCGTTGAGCGCGACATTCGCGGCCGCCATCGGAATCTGCTCGTTGCAGCGACGGGTACGGGCAAGACCGTCATGGCCGCACTGGACTACCGGAGCATGCGGGACGCACGCGGCGGGCAACTTCCCCGCCTTCTCTTCGTCGCCCACCGCAAGGAGATCCTGAATCAGTCTCTGCGCACCTACCGAGAGGTGCTCGACAACGCCTCCTTCGGCGAGCTCCTTCACCACGGCAAGGAGCCGCGCGACTGGACGCACGTCTTCGCCAGCGTCCAGTCCCTCAACCTCCAACGTCTGGAGGAACTGGACCCCGAGCGATTCGACGTCATCGTCATCGACGAGTTCCATCACGCCACGGCCGAGACGTACCGGCGGGTCATCGAGCACTTCAGGCCGGCCGAGCTCCTGGGCCTCACAGCAACCCCGGAGCGGATGGACGGGCGCAATGTGCAGGACGAGTTCTTCAGCGGACGGATCGCCGCCGAGCTACGGCTCTGGGAGGCGCTGGAGAACGATCTGCTCTGTCCCTTCCACTACTTCGGGCTGCCGGACGGCACGAACCTGACCCGTCTCGACTGGCGTTCAGGCGTCTATGACCGGGATCAGCTCGGCCGCCTCTACACGGGTGACGAGGCGCGGGCGCGCATCGTTATCAAGCAGGTCGAGGCCAAGATCTCGGCCCCCGCAGCGATGCGTGCGTTGGGATTCTGTGTGAACAAGGACCACGCGCACTTCATGGCGGAGTGCTTCCGCCGAGCGGGGTTTCAGGCAGCGGCACTCGACAGTGCCTCCAGGCCCGAGGTGCGCCAGCGGACACTCGACGACCTCAGGGCAGGTCGCATCCAGGTGATCTTCTCCGTTGACCTGTTCAACGAGGGCCTGGACATCCCCGACGTCGACACCCTTCTGCTGCTGCGCCCCACGAACAGCGCGACCGTCTTCCTCCAGCAGCTCGGACGCGGACTGCGGCGAACGCCGAACAAGCCGGTCCTCACCGTGCTCGACTTCATCGGCCAGCATCGAGCCGAGTTCCGCTTCGAAGAGCAGTTCCGGGCTCTGACCAACCTCTCGCGCAACCGTCTGGTCGACAACATCGAGCAGGGTTTCCCCCAGTTGCCGTCGGGCTGCCAGATCATCCTGGAAGGCAAGTCCAAGGACCTCGTCCTCGACAACATTCGGACCCAGCTCAAGGCCACCATCACCACGTTGGCCAAGGAAGTGAGGGACTACAGCACCCCGCGGCTGGCTGACTACCTCCGCGAGAGCAGACGCGATATCCAAGAGCTCTACAAGAGCGACAACTCCTGGACCAAAGTGTTGCGTAGGGCGGGGTTCATCCGCGAAGACGAGCCGCCGGGCGAGGCAGAGCTCCTCAAGCGGGTTCACGCCTTCCTGCATGTCGACGATCCGGACAGGATCCGCGCGTACATGCGTCTGGTCTCCGATGACGCCCCCGACTACAACTCGTTGTCCGTGCAGGACCAGGCATACGCCCGCATGCTGTTCTTCAACTTGTGGGACAACGCAGGCGGGTTCTCCAGCTACCGCCATGGGCTCGAATCGCTGCGCGGCCAACCGTCGCTGCGTGACGAGCTGGAGCAGGTCCTGTCGCACGCCCTGGAAAGGGCTGAACACTTTCCCCTCCCGCTGGATGGTCCGCTGGCTCCCATCCCGCTGAAGATCCACAGCTCCTACAACCGCTCCGAGCTCCTCGCCGCGCTAGGAGTCGCCCGACTGGGCGGACAGATGCCGCGCGCCTTCGGACAGGGAGTGCGGTGGGTGGAGGAATGGCACACGGATGCCCTTCTGATCACGCTGGAGAAGAGCGAGCGCGACTTCTCCCCCACAGTCCGTTACAAGGACTACGCGCTCAGCCCGACCCGATTCCATTGGGAGTCGCAGAGCACCACTCCGGCTGACTCCGCAACGGGCCTGCGTTACCGGCATCACGCCCAGCGAGGCAGTCACGTCCTGCTCTTCCTGCGCCGTTACACGAGCAACAGCATCGGCAAGGCCGAACCGTGGATGCTTCTCGGACCAGCCACCTATGCCGGCCACACCGGCAGCAAGCCCATGGCGATCACCTGGGACCTACAACACGAGCTCCCTGCCGACGTGAGCTCGTACGCATCCATCACGAGCTGA
- a CDS encoding helix-turn-helix transcriptional regulator produces the protein MTVGPTTRRRQLGAALRRLREARGLPLEEAGARVGISKATLSRYETKEGVVKWPAVDALCREYEASEEERLALVELAKGAKIQGWWRSLADPIPDSMNLMLTLEDEVVREDHYACMYIPGLLQTRAYAEAVHRASEVQCSEQEVQHMVDIRMKRQELLNREEPPHLWCVIDEAALRRRVGGNDVMRDQLHHLLATSQRPHVTVQVLPFSKGAHAAAVGSFAVLRGPSRELDVVYVDLIGGGLFMEKPQELQRYRLAFEYLSAQALDLESSAEIIDRISKES, from the coding sequence ATGACAGTTGGACCCACCACCCGCAGACGCCAACTCGGGGCCGCCCTACGCCGACTGCGTGAGGCGAGGGGGCTCCCCCTCGAAGAGGCGGGCGCACGCGTGGGAATCTCGAAGGCGACTCTGAGCCGTTACGAGACCAAGGAGGGCGTCGTCAAATGGCCTGCGGTCGATGCCCTGTGCCGCGAGTACGAGGCCTCCGAGGAAGAGCGGCTCGCGTTGGTCGAACTCGCCAAGGGAGCCAAGATCCAGGGTTGGTGGCGATCGCTGGCCGACCCCATCCCTGATTCCATGAACCTCATGCTGACACTCGAGGACGAGGTCGTCCGCGAGGACCATTACGCCTGCATGTACATCCCGGGCCTTCTCCAGACGCGTGCCTATGCCGAAGCCGTACATCGGGCCTCGGAGGTGCAGTGCTCAGAGCAGGAGGTTCAGCACATGGTCGACATCCGCATGAAGCGGCAGGAACTACTGAACCGAGAGGAGCCGCCTCACCTCTGGTGTGTGATCGACGAGGCCGCGCTACGACGCAGAGTGGGCGGCAACGACGTCATGCGGGACCAACTCCACCACCTACTTGCGACATCGCAACGTCCCCACGTAACCGTCCAGGTACTGCCGTTCTCCAAAGGGGCGCACGCAGCAGCCGTCGGCAGTTTCGCCGTCCTCCGAGGCCCGTCCAGGGAGTTGGACGTGGTCTACGTGGACCTGATCGGCGGGGGGCTGTTCATGGAGAAGCCGCAAGAACTGCAGCGCTATAGGTTGGCGTTCGAGTACCTCAGCGCGCAGGCACTCGACCTGGAGTCTTCAGCAGAGATCATTGACCGCATAAGCAAGGAGTCCTGA
- a CDS encoding DUF397 domain-containing protein has protein sequence MTSLSPPEWFKSSHSGGSGTECVECMRGESGTLVRDSKQTGGPVIAVQPHAWGSFVAALRCGTLEDR, from the coding sequence ATGACCTCGCTCTCCCCGCCCGAGTGGTTCAAGTCCTCCCATAGTGGCGGCAGTGGAACTGAGTGCGTGGAGTGCATGCGAGGGGAGTCCGGCACCCTTGTTCGCGACTCCAAACAGACGGGCGGTCCGGTCATAGCCGTACAGCCGCACGCTTGGGGTTCCTTCGTAGCCGCGTTGCGATGCGGGACGCTGGAAGATCGCTGA
- a CDS encoding RNA polymerase sigma factor, with amino-acid sequence MRARVRGGERAAFGELYELYAGVVYQHALRLTGDWSVAEEVMSETFLAAWRGREAVEADGGSLRPWLFGIATNKARNADRSLRRRLAFLARRAEAGGEEVVGDFTEGLVGQIDDARRLAEVRRVLGRLRRHEREVIALCVWGGLDYAQAAEALGVPVGTVRSRLSRARKRLREFVEREALTRGKEPVSRRGEVESEAAFAVLPIQEEAR; translated from the coding sequence TTGCGGGCGCGGGTGCGGGGCGGGGAGCGGGCCGCGTTCGGCGAGCTCTATGAGCTGTACGCCGGCGTCGTCTATCAGCATGCCCTGCGGTTGACCGGGGACTGGTCGGTCGCCGAGGAGGTCATGTCGGAGACGTTTCTGGCTGCTTGGCGGGGGCGGGAGGCCGTGGAGGCGGACGGGGGGTCGCTGCGGCCCTGGTTGTTCGGGATCGCCACCAACAAGGCTCGCAACGCCGACCGGAGCCTGCGGCGGCGGCTGGCCTTCCTCGCGCGTCGGGCCGAGGCCGGGGGCGAGGAGGTCGTCGGCGACTTCACCGAGGGGCTCGTCGGGCAAATCGACGACGCGCGGCGGCTCGCCGAGGTACGGCGGGTGCTGGGGCGGTTGCGGCGGCACGAGCGGGAGGTCATCGCGCTGTGCGTGTGGGGCGGGCTCGACTACGCACAGGCCGCCGAGGCGCTCGGGGTGCCGGTGGGGACCGTCCGCTCCAGGTTGTCCCGGGCGCGGAAGCGGCTGCGGGAGTTCGTCGAGCGGGAGGCGCTCACGCGGGGGAAGGAACCCGTCTCGCGTCGCGGAGAGGTGGAGAGTGAGGCCGCGTTCGCGGTCCTGCCCATTCAGGAGGAAGCCCGATGA
- a CDS encoding helix-turn-helix transcriptional regulator, whose translation MSTDYQTAREALGARLRELRPEAGLEGKDLSAKLGCQPSKVSRLQNGKQTPTTDDLTAWAQACGRPDVEAELQGLRAGLEMKQRHRSWRRQLAGGHRGRQEIAVRQTEATKTIRGLEVTRVPGLFQTPEYARAIFDANARFRDITPTTEAAVEARMRRQEALYDPEKSLRFLVCEAAPYHRSCPADVMAEQLDRLYSLVGQRRIELGVLPFGAQLRRTAPHAFWIYDRRLVIVETISEELWLNGEDDRRTLRQRRSPHDRPDRSGASLSCTSRSGPGWVATGRRGVCAAADGSGSLVCDRRHGNWGLRAERFLCEVQRRHRRGRGRGRASVAGAGAGRGAGRVRRAL comes from the coding sequence GTGAGCACCGACTACCAGACCGCCAGAGAAGCGCTCGGGGCGCGGCTTCGCGAGCTGCGCCCCGAGGCCGGTCTGGAAGGCAAGGACCTGTCGGCCAAGCTGGGTTGTCAGCCGTCCAAGGTCTCCCGTCTGCAGAACGGCAAGCAGACCCCTACCACCGACGACCTGACGGCATGGGCGCAAGCCTGTGGCCGGCCGGACGTGGAAGCCGAGCTGCAAGGCCTGAGGGCCGGACTGGAGATGAAGCAGCGGCACCGCTCCTGGCGGCGGCAGTTGGCCGGCGGCCACCGAGGTCGCCAGGAGATCGCCGTCCGGCAGACCGAGGCCACGAAGACGATCCGCGGACTTGAGGTGACGCGCGTTCCCGGGCTGTTCCAGACGCCGGAGTACGCCCGTGCCATCTTCGACGCCAATGCGCGCTTCCGGGACATCACGCCGACGACGGAGGCCGCCGTCGAGGCTCGGATGCGCCGCCAAGAGGCTCTCTACGACCCCGAGAAGTCGCTCCGGTTCCTCGTATGCGAGGCCGCTCCGTACCACCGCTCCTGTCCTGCGGACGTGATGGCCGAGCAGCTGGACCGGCTGTACAGCCTGGTGGGTCAGCGTCGGATCGAGCTCGGTGTCCTCCCCTTCGGCGCGCAGCTACGCCGTACGGCCCCGCACGCGTTCTGGATCTACGACCGTCGGCTGGTCATCGTCGAGACGATCAGTGAAGAGTTGTGGCTCAACGGCGAGGACGACCGACGCACTCTTCGCCAACGACGAAGTCCTCATGACCGGCCGGATCGCTCTGGCGCCTCACTGAGCTGTACCTCGAGGTCTGGGCCCGGGTGGGTTGCGACGGGCCGACGGGGAGTGTGCGCCGCCGCTGACGGTTCCGGATCATTGGTGTGTGATCGACGCCACGGGAACTGGGGTCTCCGCGCGGAGAGGTTCCTGTGTGAGGTCCAGCGAAGACATCGAAGAGGCCGGGGACGAGGACGGGCGTCGGTTGCGGGCGCGGGTGCGGGGCGGGGAGCGGGCCGCGTTCGGCGAGCTCTATGA
- a CDS encoding CU044_5270 family protein gives MNSPEEFDELTELARLLPTVPVERGLPPERHSHHKDLLMQLIDRDASAAAPSRTGRFSRPRHFSRPVLLAACVAVAVAATLTVGLADGPQEKGHGHSAAGTPGTGDHGGRGTGGRAGRGAVVTLDRIAAVALRTNVVPVRDGQYVYVRTRVAENEADWGQPVRPGSLHDRETWFSQDRKPLTEYGMTRENGDDYPIRILVPDGSAGEAAGIDRPTYAWLASLPADPAALLRRIYAETPVEDGENHDQAVFDRIGELVREQVMPSATAAAIYRATARIPGVTEVDDAVDAAGRHGVAIAREDTRMGLRTEWIFDPGTLEYLGERTVLSRDSAMGAAGTVFDTRAVLERAVVDRKGQEPGSDPETKSGSATRSHSGSGSGSGSGTS, from the coding sequence ATGAACTCCCCGGAGGAATTCGACGAACTCACGGAGCTGGCACGGCTGTTGCCGACCGTGCCCGTCGAGCGGGGGCTGCCGCCTGAGCGTCACTCCCACCACAAGGATCTACTGATGCAGCTCATCGATCGCGACGCGTCCGCCGCGGCTCCGTCCCGGACCGGACGCTTCTCCCGGCCCCGCCACTTCTCCCGGCCCGTGCTGCTCGCCGCCTGCGTCGCCGTCGCGGTGGCCGCCACGCTCACCGTCGGACTGGCCGACGGGCCGCAGGAGAAGGGGCACGGTCACAGCGCGGCCGGCACGCCGGGCACCGGCGATCACGGTGGTCGCGGCACCGGCGGTCGCGCCGGGCGCGGTGCCGTCGTCACGCTCGACCGGATCGCCGCCGTCGCGCTGCGCACGAACGTCGTACCGGTGCGGGACGGCCAGTACGTGTACGTGCGCACCCGGGTCGCCGAGAACGAGGCCGACTGGGGGCAGCCGGTGCGGCCCGGCTCCCTGCACGACCGCGAGACCTGGTTCTCGCAGGACCGGAAACCGCTGACCGAGTACGGCATGACCCGCGAGAACGGGGACGACTACCCCATCAGGATCCTGGTGCCGGATGGCTCCGCGGGTGAGGCGGCCGGCATCGACCGGCCCACGTACGCCTGGCTCGCCTCCCTGCCCGCCGATCCGGCCGCGCTGCTGCGGCGGATCTACGCCGAGACGCCCGTCGAGGACGGCGAGAACCACGACCAGGCCGTGTTCGACCGGATCGGCGAGCTGGTCCGGGAGCAGGTCATGCCGTCCGCCACGGCCGCCGCGATCTACCGGGCCACCGCGCGGATTCCCGGGGTGACCGAGGTGGACGACGCGGTGGACGCGGCAGGCCGACACGGCGTCGCCATCGCCCGGGAGGACACGAGGATGGGCCTGCGGACGGAGTGGATCTTCGATCCCGGCACCCTCGAGTACCTCGGTGAGCGGACGGTGCTCAGCCGGGACTCCGCGATGGGCGCGGCGGGGACGGTGTTCGACACACGGGCCGTTCTGGAACGGGCCGTCGTCGACCGGAAGGGCCAGGAGCCGGGCTCCGATCCGGAAACCAAGTCCGGCTCCGCCACCCGCTCCCACTCCGGCTCCGGCTCCGGCTCCGGCTCCGGGACGAGCTAG